A stretch of the Clavibacter sp. B3I6 genome encodes the following:
- a CDS encoding FtsK/SpoIIIE domain-containing protein has product MRVAAVRAALRSRAPSAREILDGRANPALLWRADPGADGAAPVLALGTGEVSSGMVWRGDPEARVPDEPAPVRRRLVRRSAARPPVTGPGGRRGGSGLPGPARWADLVGWVPEAPVLVAGAGGLGLRGPRALVAPVLRAALVQLVHALPPDDLRVVSRPAGAEWDWLARLPHAADGAGTEAVTPGEPGASVVRLRLGAGEVVLAAASRVESLPAACRTVLDVRGPGAARILVAEAAPDVPAAPPGPGPGAAPVPAAELPPVAALPSGDASATAHPGDPEGDPPVRITRTGLVRPELVSLTEAERLADELAALARDRGLAAARSPLPSRVPFADLPCPAEPAGRPRTLAAVVGVGHGGPVAVDLVADGPHAVVAGTTGSGKSELLVTWMAALAAAHPPEEVTVLLVDFKGGAAFDPLLVLPHAVGLVTDLDGQGARRALESLRAEVRHRERTLREAGARDVDDEAAAGILPRLVIVVDELAALLADQDGLHEVVADIAARGRSLGMHLVLCTQRPAGVVRDAVLANCDLRLSLRVNNEADSRALLGTTAAARLQDAPPGRCLVGAHGAPAQPFQVAVTTADDLAAVAAARATRVPVRRPWLDPLPAVVPLADLAAHTADPLTGPRSGPVPAPGAVPSLPFALVDLPAEQRRATAVWRPGTDGHLVVVGGPGSGRTTLLRTLAASAADVRMHVRMVPADAEGCWDGLSAVVARIRDPAGPRDPLLVLADDLDVAASRLDPEHQAALLELVAVVVRKGPIAGVALAVAGRRASGPLQAVAAAAGPPVILALPTRQEHALAGGDVRLVEARPAPGAGEWRGERIQVALPPAPAPAPHGTAAEARDPAPRVVLDHDAVHALVTPSPVAAVARLREHGIDAVDAADLPPGWTPDAPVPVARPDGTGTTGPGSAGAPGTARVVVADPDVWLLRGPLLAGIRRTGSVVLEGCAPRDVRTLLRVRAVPPPLVPLPGRAWLVAPDGALRRASWPPAPAGSTQPAIGAAPAAGVSR; this is encoded by the coding sequence ATGCGGGTCGCCGCCGTGCGGGCGGCGCTGCGGTCCCGCGCGCCGTCGGCCCGCGAGATCCTCGACGGGCGCGCCAACCCGGCACTCCTCTGGCGTGCCGACCCGGGCGCGGACGGCGCGGCGCCCGTCCTCGCGCTCGGCACCGGGGAGGTGTCGAGCGGGATGGTGTGGCGCGGGGATCCGGAGGCGCGGGTGCCGGACGAGCCCGCGCCCGTCCGCCGCCGCCTCGTGCGCCGCTCGGCTGCCCGGCCCCCCGTCACGGGGCCGGGCGGTCGGCGAGGCGGGTCGGGCCTCCCCGGACCCGCGCGGTGGGCGGATCTCGTCGGCTGGGTCCCCGAGGCCCCCGTCCTCGTCGCGGGCGCGGGCGGTCTCGGGCTGCGCGGCCCGCGCGCCCTCGTCGCGCCCGTGCTCCGGGCCGCCCTCGTCCAGCTCGTGCACGCGCTCCCGCCCGACGACCTCCGCGTCGTCTCCCGCCCGGCCGGCGCGGAGTGGGACTGGCTGGCGCGCCTCCCGCACGCCGCGGACGGCGCCGGCACGGAGGCGGTGACGCCGGGCGAGCCGGGCGCGTCCGTCGTCCGGCTCCGGCTCGGCGCGGGCGAGGTGGTGCTCGCCGCGGCGTCGCGGGTCGAGTCGCTCCCGGCCGCCTGCCGCACGGTGCTCGACGTCCGCGGACCGGGTGCCGCACGGATCCTCGTGGCCGAGGCCGCGCCGGACGTCCCGGCCGCCCCGCCCGGTCCCGGTCCCGGTGCCGCGCCCGTCCCGGCTGCCGAGCTCCCGCCGGTTGCCGCGCTCCCGTCGGGCGATGCGTCCGCCACCGCGCACCCCGGCGACCCGGAGGGCGACCCGCCCGTGCGGATCACGCGCACCGGCCTCGTGCGGCCCGAGCTGGTGTCCCTCACGGAGGCGGAGCGCCTCGCCGACGAGCTCGCGGCGCTCGCCCGGGACCGCGGTCTCGCCGCGGCGCGGTCGCCCCTGCCGTCCCGCGTGCCGTTCGCGGACCTCCCGTGCCCCGCCGAGCCGGCGGGCCGCCCGCGCACGCTCGCCGCCGTCGTCGGCGTCGGGCACGGCGGTCCCGTCGCGGTGGACCTCGTCGCCGACGGCCCGCACGCGGTGGTCGCGGGCACGACGGGCAGCGGCAAGAGCGAGCTGCTCGTCACGTGGATGGCGGCGCTCGCCGCGGCCCACCCGCCCGAGGAGGTCACCGTCCTCCTCGTCGACTTCAAGGGAGGCGCGGCCTTCGATCCGCTGCTCGTCCTGCCGCACGCGGTCGGCCTGGTCACCGACCTCGACGGCCAGGGCGCTCGGCGCGCCCTCGAGAGCCTCCGCGCCGAGGTCCGGCACCGCGAGCGGACACTGCGCGAGGCCGGAGCACGCGACGTCGACGACGAGGCGGCCGCGGGGATCCTGCCGCGCCTCGTCATCGTCGTCGACGAGCTGGCCGCGCTCCTCGCCGACCAGGACGGCCTGCACGAGGTCGTCGCCGACATCGCCGCGCGGGGACGGTCGCTGGGCATGCACCTCGTGCTCTGCACGCAGCGCCCGGCCGGCGTCGTGCGCGACGCGGTGCTCGCCAACTGCGACCTCCGCCTCTCGCTGCGCGTCAACAACGAGGCGGACAGCCGTGCCCTCCTCGGCACGACCGCGGCCGCGCGCCTCCAGGACGCCCCTCCCGGCCGCTGCCTCGTCGGGGCGCACGGCGCTCCCGCCCAGCCGTTCCAGGTCGCGGTCACGACCGCGGACGACCTGGCCGCCGTCGCCGCCGCGCGCGCGACGCGGGTCCCGGTGCGACGCCCGTGGCTGGATCCGCTCCCCGCGGTCGTGCCGCTGGCCGACCTCGCGGCGCACACCGCCGATCCGCTCACCGGTCCCCGGTCCGGCCCCGTCCCGGCACCCGGCGCCGTGCCGTCCCTCCCCTTCGCCCTCGTCGACCTGCCCGCGGAGCAGCGGCGGGCGACCGCGGTCTGGCGGCCCGGGACGGACGGCCACCTGGTCGTCGTCGGCGGCCCGGGGTCCGGCCGCACCACGCTCCTGCGCACCCTGGCGGCCTCGGCGGCCGACGTACGCATGCACGTGCGGATGGTCCCCGCCGACGCCGAGGGCTGCTGGGACGGGCTGAGCGCCGTGGTCGCGCGCATCCGGGACCCCGCCGGCCCCCGGGATCCGCTCCTCGTCCTGGCGGACGACCTCGACGTCGCGGCCTCGCGCCTGGACCCCGAGCACCAGGCCGCGCTGCTCGAGCTGGTCGCCGTGGTCGTCCGCAAGGGTCCGATCGCCGGGGTGGCGCTCGCGGTCGCGGGGCGTCGCGCGAGCGGACCGCTGCAGGCCGTGGCCGCGGCGGCGGGCCCGCCGGTGATCCTCGCGCTCCCCACCCGGCAGGAGCACGCGCTCGCGGGCGGCGACGTCCGCCTCGTCGAGGCCCGCCCGGCACCCGGCGCGGGGGAGTGGCGGGGCGAGCGGATCCAGGTGGCGCTGCCGCCCGCGCCTGCGCCTGCACCGCACGGGACCGCCGCGGAGGCGCGCGATCCGGCGCCCCGCGTGGTCCTCGACCACGACGCCGTGCACGCCCTCGTCACCCCGTCACCCGTCGCGGCGGTCGCGCGTCTCCGCGAGCACGGCATCGACGCCGTCGACGCGGCGGATCTCCCACCGGGGTGGACGCCGGACGCACCCGTTCCCGTGGCGCGTCCGGACGGCACGGGGACGACGGGTCCCGGCTCCGCAGGGGCGCCCGGCACGGCCCGCGTCGTGGTCGCGGATCCCGACGTCTGGCTCCTGCGCGGACCGCTCCTCGCCGGGATCCGCCGCACCGGCAGCGTCGTGCTCGAGGGCTGCGCCCCGCGGGACGTCCGCACGCTGCTCCGCGTCCGCGCGGTGCCGCCTCCCCTCGTGCCCCTCCCCGGGCGCGCGTGGCTGGTCGCGCCGGACGGCGCCCTGCGCCGCGCCTCCTGGCCGCCGGCGCCGGCGGGGTCGACGCAGCCCGCCATCGGGGCCGCGCCGGCCGCGGGGGTCAGCCGATGA
- the gabT gene encoding 4-aminobutyrate--2-oxoglutarate transaminase, with protein sequence MTDTLDSALVGTPAGSASDSPAAPTGRVARPQVPQERRIVTEIPGPLSRELHERRKRVVPPGVSSLLPVYIARAHGAVVEDVDGNRFIDLGAGIGVTTVGHTRQEVVDAATEQLGDVIHTLFTVTPYEEYVRVAELLAEHTPGTHEKRTVLVNSGAEAVENGVKIARKHTGRRAVAVLDHGYHGRTNLTMAMNYKASPYGTGFGPFAGDVYHAPSSYPYHDGLSGAEAAARTISYLEKRIGATDLACVVAEPIQGEGGFMVPADGFLPALQEWCTANGVVFIADEIQSGLARTGRFFASEHLGLVPDLVLTAKGIAGGLPLAGVTGRAEIMDSALPGGLGGTFGGNPVAAAAAVAVFEAIDAHGLLAEATRIGEHLHRALTALQAEHDIIGDVRGIGAMTAIELVQPGTGSTTKEPNADAVAAIAAYCHAHGVIILTAGTYGNVLRFLPSLAISEELLDDALGVIADAFRAL encoded by the coding sequence CTCCGCCCTCGTCGGCACTCCTGCCGGCTCCGCCTCCGACTCCCCCGCCGCCCCGACCGGCCGCGTCGCGCGCCCGCAGGTGCCGCAGGAGCGACGCATCGTGACGGAGATCCCCGGGCCGCTCTCCCGCGAGCTGCACGAGCGCCGGAAGCGCGTGGTGCCGCCCGGCGTCTCGTCCCTGCTGCCGGTCTACATCGCGCGCGCCCACGGCGCGGTCGTCGAGGACGTGGACGGCAACCGCTTCATCGACCTGGGCGCCGGCATCGGCGTGACGACGGTGGGCCACACGCGCCAGGAGGTCGTGGACGCGGCGACCGAGCAGCTCGGCGACGTGATCCACACGCTCTTCACCGTGACGCCGTACGAGGAGTACGTGCGCGTTGCGGAACTGCTCGCGGAGCACACGCCGGGCACGCACGAGAAGCGCACCGTGCTCGTGAACTCGGGCGCGGAGGCCGTGGAGAACGGCGTGAAGATCGCGCGCAAGCACACGGGCCGTCGCGCGGTGGCGGTGCTCGACCACGGCTACCACGGCCGCACCAACCTCACGATGGCGATGAACTACAAGGCCTCGCCCTACGGCACGGGCTTCGGCCCGTTCGCCGGCGACGTCTACCACGCGCCGAGCTCCTACCCGTACCACGACGGCCTCTCGGGCGCCGAGGCCGCGGCCCGCACCATCTCGTACCTCGAGAAGCGCATCGGCGCGACGGACCTGGCGTGCGTGGTCGCCGAGCCCATCCAGGGCGAGGGCGGCTTCATGGTGCCGGCCGACGGCTTCCTGCCGGCGCTGCAGGAGTGGTGCACGGCCAACGGCGTGGTCTTCATCGCCGACGAGATCCAGTCGGGCCTCGCCCGCACCGGGCGCTTCTTCGCGAGCGAGCACCTCGGGCTCGTGCCCGACCTCGTGCTCACGGCCAAGGGCATCGCGGGCGGCCTGCCGCTCGCGGGCGTGACCGGCCGCGCAGAGATCATGGACTCCGCCCTCCCCGGCGGGCTCGGCGGCACGTTCGGCGGCAACCCCGTCGCGGCCGCGGCGGCCGTCGCCGTGTTCGAGGCGATCGACGCGCACGGCCTGCTCGCCGAGGCGACGCGGATCGGCGAGCACCTGCACCGGGCGCTCACCGCGCTGCAGGCGGAGCACGACATCATCGGCGACGTGCGCGGCATCGGCGCGATGACCGCCATCGAGCTCGTGCAGCCGGGCACCGGGTCCACCACCAAGGAGCCGAACGCGGACGCGGTGGCGGCCATCGCGGCGTACTGCCACGCCCACGGCGTGATCATCCTCACGGCGGGCACGTACGGCAACGTCCTCCGCTTCCTGCCGAGCCTCGCGATCTCCGAGGAGCTGCTCGACGACGCCCTCGGTGTGATCGCCGACGCGTTCCGGGCGCTCTGA
- a CDS encoding asparaginase: MATSVETIPVQGAVELAVLDRSGFVESRHIGAAVVLSPAGEVLREVGDAATPVFPRSSMKPFQALAVLASGAELTEEEHVLATASHAATARHVAVVRGILAKAGLDESALRCPADWPLERAARDELVRAGIPASPVYMNCSGKHAAMLLACVANDWSTDDYLHPDHPLQVRIRDVVERFTGERIATTGVDGCGAPVHAMSLTALARGIHRIATSAPGSPFALYRHAAALTAAVRAQGWAIDGPGRANTVVIERLGLFAKGGAEGIMIMTAPDGTTVASKTLDGSLRASTIVALELLAQAGAITREDVERVRPELDLVVLGGGVPVGAIRVSPTLIG; the protein is encoded by the coding sequence ATGGCGACGTCCGTCGAGACGATCCCCGTCCAGGGCGCCGTGGAGCTCGCGGTGCTCGACCGCAGCGGCTTCGTGGAGTCGCGCCACATCGGCGCCGCCGTGGTGCTCTCGCCCGCGGGCGAGGTGCTGCGCGAGGTCGGCGACGCCGCCACGCCGGTGTTCCCGCGCTCGAGCATGAAGCCGTTCCAGGCGCTCGCGGTGCTCGCGAGCGGCGCCGAGCTGACCGAGGAGGAGCACGTGCTCGCCACGGCCAGCCACGCGGCGACCGCACGGCACGTGGCCGTGGTGCGCGGGATCCTGGCGAAGGCCGGGCTCGACGAGTCCGCCCTCCGCTGCCCCGCCGACTGGCCGCTGGAACGGGCGGCGCGCGACGAGCTCGTGCGCGCCGGGATCCCGGCCTCGCCCGTCTACATGAACTGCTCCGGCAAGCACGCCGCGATGCTGCTCGCCTGCGTCGCGAACGACTGGTCGACCGACGACTACCTGCACCCGGACCACCCCCTGCAGGTGCGGATCCGCGACGTGGTGGAGCGGTTCACGGGCGAGCGGATCGCGACGACGGGCGTCGACGGGTGCGGCGCGCCCGTGCATGCGATGTCGCTCACGGCGCTCGCGCGCGGCATCCACCGCATCGCGACCTCCGCGCCCGGCTCGCCGTTCGCGCTGTACCGGCACGCGGCCGCGCTCACCGCGGCCGTGCGCGCGCAGGGCTGGGCGATCGACGGACCGGGCCGCGCGAACACCGTGGTGATCGAGCGGCTCGGTCTCTTCGCCAAGGGCGGGGCCGAGGGGATCATGATCATGACCGCGCCCGACGGCACGACCGTGGCGTCCAAGACGCTCGACGGGAGCCTGCGGGCGTCCACGATCGTGGCGCTGGAGCTGCTCGCGCAGGCGGGGGCGATCACGCGGGAGGACGTGGAGCGCGTGCGCCCCGAGCTCGACCTCGTGGTGCTCGGCGGCGGCGTGCCGGTGGGCGCGATCCGGGTGTCGCCGACGCTCATCGGCTGA